GATCAACCGGTCTCGGAGtcttcaccggcaccgaagcAACCAGATCCACCGGTCGATGAGTTTATGGctgatagtgatgatgatgaaggtagGAGCGCATCACCCTTCAGAATTGTCTGGCATTTTCTGATCCCATTGTCGATCTCCGTAGATTTCGGCGTAGAGCAGGAACGGCAGAAGATCGAGCAGATGGCTCATGGTTGGGATGATCCGGTGAACGTGGACTGGGGTACCGAGGAAGCGACCTccagtggtgccggtggtgaacCGGAGATGGACCTACCGGCCGccgcaccggtaccggcagtGGCGGCCTCCGGTGGTCAAACGTTCAAGTGTACCGCGCTCTACTCGTACACGGCCCAAAACCCGGACGAGCTGACCATTGTCGAGAGTGAACAGCTGGAGGTGGTTGGCGAAGGGGACGGAGATGGGTGGTTGCGAGCGCGTAACTACCGGGGCGAGGAAGGCTTCGTGCCGCACAACTATCTCGACGTTGAGCGGGACACACCGGTTGATACGCACACGCCCGCCCAGCTCTCGTCCCAGATCTCCTTCTCGTCCGTCGACTACACGGTCGATAACGAGGATCAGGATCCGATGCAGGATTCGGGCCAATCACCGGACCAGATATCGGTTATCTCGGCACCACGCAAGGTCAACAACCAGTTGTACTGTGTGGCACTCTACGACTACGATGCGACCGCCGAGGATGAATTAACGTTCGAGGAGGGCCAGGTAAAGGCGCATTCAGTGACACGGACCAATCTTTATAATTTCATCCATCACCCACGTTTTCCGGTTGATCATCCTTCTACAGATCATTAAGCTGATTACCAAGAGCCCGCACGGTGTGGACGATGGCTGGTGGGAAGGCGAACTAATGGGTAAGATTGGAAACTTCccatcgctggtggtggaagagtGTGACGAAAACGGGGAACCATTGACCGATGCCGAGGACgaatcaccgccaccatcggcaccacctaCCTTTGCGGCACCGGCTCCACCGCCTCCCATGATACTACAGCAAGCGACGCCACCGGAAGGTGAAAGCCCCAGTAAGTCTCGAGACGAGGGATCGAGGATCATTCCTCTTAACTAATGATGCTGACTATGTGCTTCCACAGATCTGGACAATGACGGACCGGCGATCGATAGGTTTGAATTCGAAATGAACACCGATCAGCACGAGCAGTACGGAGCACAGTTCTCAGCGCCTCCTCCATCACAGCCACCACCGGGTAAGTGCGTGAACCGAACGCGTCCAATCGAGTACCGTTTCCGTTGTGGTGGGTTCGTTGAGTGTAATGTATTTATGTCTTTTAAATCAAACTGCTTGctaaacatcaaacacacgcTCAGTTGTGATCTGTGAGGATCCCGAGGTAAACTATGATCAACTCCTAAAGCATGTTGCAGAAGTGTAGCTGAGTGTTTTTTGTGCGACCCtcagatgcgatgcgatctgCTGTGTGTACTGAtaaatgtttcgttttctctttcgattcgatcgccgCTGTCCAGGCCGAGGAGGCAGCTACTATCGAGGAGGAATCTCGACAGCAAGGGGCGAAAGCAGCCGTAGCCGCAGCAGCTACTGCTAGCAGCAGCGATAGCAATCAGCTCAACTTTGCTCAGATCATTGTAACGGCCGCTACACCGATGCACGAGGATGCGAACAAGAAGTTCGTCCCGGATGAGGAtcctgctccagcagcagcagcagcggccgagTCGGACGAGCAGCTGGACGAGATCGTCGagaagcaggaacaggaaaagCAGGAGCTgagcaataaaaagaaatctcAGGATGGATCAACCGTTGAGCATCCacagcaaccgccaccaccaccaccgccggcaccggAGAAAGCTTCCCCTCCGAAACCGGCGAAACCGGCCAAACCTCCTtcaccaccgaaaccggaaaaGCCCACCTCCCTCAACCGGACACCGGAGAAACCGGCCAccgcaccgaaaccgaccaACGTACCTGCTACGAAACAGAAGGCGGGCTCGGTTAAAAAACCGGAACGcacacgaaccgaaccggaactgCCCGGTATCGAGCAGGAGGCAGCCGCTGGGGTAGTTCCGATCGAAGATCCCGTTGATCCGTTCGGGGCCAACTTTGAGGCTAACTTTGAGGCGAACTTTGCGGCCAACTTCGATGATGCatttggcggcggcggcggaggtggtggcggtgctggcgatggcgacagcGGCAGTCAACCGGAGATTCCGAAGCAAGTTGTCGGTGGCCGGGCAAGCATACCGGAAGAGTTGGAACCGCACCAGCTGGCGAGGCTACAAAACTTGAAGGAATCGAACGCATAAGTGCATCGCTCTGGGCACTGGGACGCTTGCGTAtgagtgatcgatcgatcgaggggtGCAGCTAGGGAGTAGATTGGAAATCGGAAACCACAGGACCATCAGCAGACAGTATTCGTGCAGCTTCAGCATAAGTTCTTTGGAAAATGGGAGGTTAAGTGATATGGGCGTAGTACAATCTGTTGCCATTACAATCACAGAGGATAACGGGGGGACGCCATTTTGGAGCGATTCTTCATTAGAATCGCGATCACGTTCGTGTGTCTTTACATAACAgtatctgtatgtgtgtatgtgtttgtccATGTGTATGTGATTTGTGTTCCTTTCCCGCGAACTTTTTCTAGTAGCCCATATCTTGAGCTACACTCCTCCCCTGGCACATGCCCATATTATTCTCCCGGAcacatcgttgtcgtcgtcgtagtaacCATCGCCGTTGTCACCGTTTACTCGAATCGGGTCGAAAGGCGGAGAGAGAGTTTTACATTTAGAGCAATAAGttctcccaaaaaaccatACAAGGTACTACACTTCTAGGATGGTGCAACGCAGTAATTTAGTAATGCATTACATTGTTGTGATAGCAGCAACCCATTAGGACCCGGGTTCAAGCGGGGCGTTGAGTTTTATGTGAACGTGATAGCTTAACGGGCTTTTGGTTGGCCACTAAATCGCATAGCAATCCGCCAATGTGTTCCGGACTGATTTGAAATGTAAGTT
This sequence is a window from Anopheles darlingi chromosome 3, idAnoDarlMG_H_01, whole genome shotgun sequence. Protein-coding genes within it:
- the LOC125956722 gene encoding protein nervous wreck isoform X1; this translates as MGKALHMAGSLPNLRFGPDRDRNREPRRRKLMNRYAFRQGNYTKFLKNLHTEQLAKLALKNQNECELLEDIRQFTLKRSAIEKSYSEALLKISSAYLNKKQACIPEIKMDGAEEKWNMWSVWQTVLEENEKLARARLAAVEVFQQQIADEAKVLRNTKLNSSKRCVEQLSVVQKELQNSVQDVDKTKKIYFDEEHSAHDVRDKARDIEEKLKKKKGSFFQSITSLQKNSARVTSRKEQLEEKSTGARNDYILSLAAANAHQNRYFTIDLQTTMSTMENYVYERVADYLALIGRTELLTCSATQNSFGKIRDQAQQLTREYNLQCCYLYYPVLKQHIQYEYEPCDNDPVTKITADHESAMETLNREGKRWAGRVARESNVIRECARKLAVCAALREAGHRNDPNDQNGPDLETKIDEFRETIRRSEIAKAKAEARLECLRIGGINVDEWIQEAETLSVQEMPRSASSLSMRTDASGQGENPSSDSFYDSDNAEQDQPVSESSPAPKQPDPPVDEFMADSDDDEDFGVEQERQKIEQMAHGWDDPVNVDWGTEEATSSGAGGEPEMDLPAAAPVPAVAASGGQTFKCTALYSYTAQNPDELTIVESEQLEVVGEGDGDGWLRARNYRGEEGFVPHNYLDVERDTPVDTHTPAQLSSQISFSSVDYTVDNEDQDPMQDSGQSPDQISVISAPRKVNNQLYCVALYDYDATAEDELTFEEGQIIKLITKSPHGVDDGWWEGELMGKIGNFPSLVVEECDENGEPLTDAEDESPPPSAPPTFAAPAPPPPMILQQATPPEGESPNLDNDGPAIDRFEFEMNTDQHEQYGAQFSAPPPSQPPPVVICEDPEAEEAATIEEESRQQGAKAAVAAAATASSSDSNQLNFAQIIVTAATPMHEDANKKFVPDEDPAPAAAAAAESDEQLDEIVEKQEQEKQELSNKKKSQDGSTVEHPQQPPPPPPPAPEKASPPKPAKPAKPPSPPKPEKPTSLNRTPEKPATAPKPTNVPATKQKAGSVKKPERTRTEPELPGIEQEAAAGVVPIEDPVDPFGANFEANFEANFAANFDDAFGGGGGGGGGAGDGDSGSQPEIPKQVVGGRASIPEELEPHQLARLQNLKESNA
- the LOC125956722 gene encoding protein nervous wreck isoform X4, encoding MQPPPRKGNYTKFLKNLHTEQLAKLALKNQNECELLEDIRQFTLKRSAIEKSYSEALLKISSAYLNKKQACIPEIKMDGAEEKWNMWSVWQTVLEENEKLARARLAAVEVFQQQIADEAKVLRNTKLNSSKRCVEQLSVVQKELQNSVQDVDKTKKIYFDEEHSAHDVRDKARDIEEKLKKKKGSFFQSITSLQKNSARVTSRKEQLEEKSTGARNDYILSLAAANAHQNRYFTIDLQTTMSTMENYVYERVADYLALIGRTELLTCSATQNSFGKIRDQAQQLTREYNLQCCYLYYPVLKQHIQYEYEPCDNDPVTKITADHESAMETLNREGKRWAGRVARESNVIRECARKLAVCAALREAGHRNDPNDQNGPDLETKIDEFRETIRRSEIAKAKAEARLECLRIGGINVDEWIQEAETLSVQEMPRSASSLSMRTDASGQGENPSSDSFYDSDNAEQDQPVSESSPAPKQPDPPVDEFMADSDDDEDFGVEQERQKIEQMAHGWDDPVNVDWGTEEATSSGAGGEPEMDLPAAAPVPAVAASGGQTFKCTALYSYTAQNPDELTIVESEQLEVVGEGDGDGWLRARNYRGEEGFVPHNYLDVERDTPVDTHTPAQLSSQISFSSVDYTVDNEDQDPMQDSGQSPDQISVISAPRKVNNQLYCVALYDYDATAEDELTFEEGQIIKLITKSPHGVDDGWWEGELMGKIGNFPSLVVEECDENGEPLTDAEDESPPPSAPPTFAAPAPPPPMILQQATPPEGESPNLDNDGPAIDRFEFEMNTDQHEQYGAQFSAPPPSQPPPVVICEDPEAEEAATIEEESRQQGAKAAVAAAATASSSDSNQLNFAQIIVTAATPMHEDANKKFVPDEDPAPAAAAAAESDEQLDEIVEKQEQEKQELSNKKKSQDGSTVEHPQQPPPPPPPAPEKASPPKPAKPAKPPSPPKPEKPTSLNRTPEKPATAPKPTNVPATKQKAGSVKKPERTRTEPELPGIEQEAAAGVVPIEDPVDPFGANFEANFEANFAANFDDAFGGGGGGGGGAGDGDSGSQPEIPKQVVGGRASIPEELEPHQLARLQNLKESNA
- the LOC125956722 gene encoding protein nervous wreck isoform X2, producing MQPPPRKGNYTKFLKNLHTEQLAKLALKNQNECELLEDIRQFTLKRSAIEKSYSEALLKISSAYLNKKQACIPEIKMDGAEEKWNMWSVWQTVLEENEKLARARLAAVEVFQQQIADEAKVLRNTKLNSSKRCVEQLSVVQKELQNSVQDVDKTKKIYFDEEHSAHDVRDKARDIEEKLKKKKGSFFQSITSLQKNSARVTSRKEQLEEKSTGARNDYILSLAAANAHQNRYFTIDLQTTMSTMENYVYERVADYLALIGRTELLTCSATQNSFGKIRDQAQQLTREYNLQCCYLYYPVLKQHIQYEYEPCDNDPVTKITADHESAMETLNREGKRWAGRVARESNVIRECARKLAVCAALREAGHRNDPNDQNGPDLETKIDEFRETIRRSEIAKAKAEARLECLRIGGINVDEWIQEAETLSVQEMPRSASSLSMRTDASGQGENPSSDSFYDSDNAEQDQPVSESSPAPKQPDPPVDEFMADSDDDEGRSASPFRIVWHFLIPLSISVDFGVEQERQKIEQMAHGWDDPVNVDWGTEEATSSGAGGEPEMDLPAAAPVPAVAASGGQTFKCTALYSYTAQNPDELTIVESEQLEVVGEGDGDGWLRARNYRGEEGFVPHNYLDVERDTPVDTHTPAQLSSQISFSSVDYTVDNEDQDPMQDSGQSPDQISVISAPRKVNNQLYCVALYDYDATAEDELTFEEGQIIKLITKSPHGVDDGWWEGELMGKIGNFPSLVVEECDENGEPLTDAEDESPPPSAPPTFAAPAPPPPMILQQATPPEGESPNLDNDGPAIDRFEFEMNTDQHEQYGAQFSAPPPSQPPPVVICEDPEAEEAATIEEESRQQGAKAAVAAAATASSSDSNQLNFAQIIVTAATPMHEDANKKFVPDEDPAPAAAAAAESDEQLDEIVEKQEQEKQELSNKKKSQDGSTVEHPQQPPPPPPPAPEKASPPKPAKPAKPPSPPKPEKPTSLNRTPEKPATAPKPTNVPATKQKAGSVKKPERTRTEPELPGIEQEAAAGVVPIEDPVDPFGANFEANFEANFAANFDDAFGGGGGGGGGAGDGDSGSQPEIPKQVVGGRASIPEELEPHQLARLQNLKESNA